One window of Roseisolibacter agri genomic DNA carries:
- a CDS encoding PEP-CTERM sorting domain-containing protein, with protein MRTLRLLATLAVLAPVLAAAPAGAQQVTVGTVQNANCIPFGCDFDVSRYQQVYAGGAFGGAAQITSLSFLLGSAPNSFLSPVTYTVRLGYTNAAVGGLNAALDANVAGGLTTFATRSFGIGPAAPPVLTFTGLTPFAFDPAAGNLLLDILVDGQVGADVGGWASYASDNSGTVTSRAYVQGGTAGGDETGLVTQFGLVATPTSTVPEPTTAVLLGAGLLGVAGVGARRRAR; from the coding sequence ATGCGCACGCTACGGCTCCTCGCCACGCTCGCCGTCCTCGCTCCGGTCCTCGCCGCCGCGCCCGCGGGCGCGCAGCAGGTGACCGTCGGGACCGTCCAGAACGCGAACTGCATCCCGTTCGGCTGCGACTTCGACGTCTCGCGCTACCAGCAGGTGTACGCGGGCGGCGCGTTCGGCGGCGCGGCGCAGATCACGTCCCTCTCGTTCCTGCTCGGCTCCGCGCCGAACTCGTTCCTCTCGCCCGTCACGTACACGGTGCGGCTCGGGTACACGAACGCCGCGGTGGGTGGGCTGAACGCGGCGCTCGACGCGAACGTCGCGGGCGGGCTGACGACGTTCGCCACGCGCAGCTTCGGCATCGGGCCGGCGGCGCCGCCCGTGCTGACCTTCACGGGGCTGACGCCGTTCGCCTTCGATCCGGCGGCCGGCAACCTGCTGCTCGACATCCTGGTGGACGGGCAGGTGGGCGCGGACGTCGGCGGCTGGGCGAGCTACGCGTCCGACAACAGCGGCACGGTCACCAGCCGCGCGTACGTGCAGGGCGGCACGGCGGGCGGCGACGAGACGGGGCTGGTGACGCAGTTCGGCCTCGTCGCGACTCCCACGAGCACCGTGCCCGAGCCGACGACCGCCGTGCTGCTCGGCGCGGGGCTGCTCGGCGTGGCGGGCGTCGGCGCGCGGCGTCGCGCGCGCTGA
- a CDS encoding RNA polymerase sigma factor → MERWGGPTEREARGVRPFVSRRIVSRGIALRRSILRFIALPRATVSPPPVSEGHHGARGGRTRPELRGPSLEPVTEPSLISRAAAGDMAAQRWIYEQHVDRVYRLAFRMAGDEDLARDFTQETFVRAFDRLGDFRGDSALGTWLHAIGVSVTLNGLRKLKRHRSREAPLDDALTVGVATREAEPDLKERLAKAIAALPDGYRTVFLMHDVEGFTHEEIGTALGVATGTSKAQLFRARAKLREALKDFAGEWVS, encoded by the coding sequence GTGGAACGATGGGGCGGACCAACCGAGCGCGAAGCTCGAGGGGTCCGCCCTTTCGTATCACGCCGTATCGTTTCCCGCGGTATCGCCCTCCGCCGTTCCATCCTCCGCTTCATCGCGCTTCCCCGCGCAACCGTTTCGCCGCCCCCCGTGTCCGAAGGGCACCACGGAGCGCGCGGCGGCCGCACCCGCCCCGAGCTGCGTGGCCCGAGCCTGGAGCCCGTGACCGAACCGTCCCTGATCTCCCGCGCCGCCGCCGGCGACATGGCCGCGCAGCGCTGGATCTACGAACAGCACGTCGACCGCGTCTACCGCCTGGCGTTTCGCATGGCGGGGGACGAGGACCTGGCGCGCGACTTCACCCAGGAGACGTTCGTGCGCGCCTTCGACCGGCTCGGCGACTTTCGCGGCGATTCCGCGCTCGGCACCTGGCTGCACGCGATCGGCGTCTCGGTGACGCTGAACGGGCTGCGCAAGCTGAAGCGCCACCGCAGCCGCGAGGCCCCGCTCGACGATGCGCTCACCGTGGGCGTCGCGACGCGCGAGGCAGAACCGGATCTCAAGGAGCGGCTGGCGAAGGCCATCGCCGCGCTCCCCGATGGGTATCGCACCGTGTTCCTGATGCACGACGTGGAAGGCTTCACGCACGAGGAGATCGGCACGGCGCTCGGCGTCGCGACCGGAACGTCGAAGGCGCAGCTCTTCCGCGCCCGCGCCAAGCTGCGCGAGGCGCTGAAGGACTTCGCCGGGGAGTGGGTCTCATGA
- the sugE gene encoding quaternary ammonium compound efflux SMR transporter SugE: protein MAWLVLIVAGLFEVGWAVGLKYAEGFTRLWPSVGTAVALVLSMGLLGVALRTLPLGTAYAVWTGIGTVGTAVLGIVLFREPATAARLACIGLIVAGIVGLKVLAPR from the coding sequence ATGGCGTGGCTCGTCCTGATCGTCGCCGGCCTGTTCGAGGTCGGCTGGGCCGTGGGGCTCAAGTACGCGGAAGGCTTCACCCGCCTCTGGCCCTCGGTCGGCACCGCCGTCGCGCTCGTGCTCAGCATGGGCCTCCTCGGCGTCGCGCTGCGCACGCTGCCGCTGGGCACCGCCTACGCCGTGTGGACCGGCATCGGCACCGTGGGCACCGCGGTGCTCGGGATCGTGCTGTTCCGCGAGCCGGCGACGGCCGCCCGCCTCGCGTGCATCGGGCTGATCGTCGCCGGCATCGTGGGCCTCAAGGTGCTCGCACCGCGCTGA
- a CDS encoding CPBP family intramembrane glutamic endopeptidase, with product MTELPAEPTARRAWRAAAAAVVTALVLALVTLAVFERAYPLVDVGLRLSREEAIARARALAARDGLAPAGARAAARFANDEELATYVDLAAGGPDSVRALAQGREVALYAWEVRLFAPGNTREARLRFAPDGRVVGLLRTLAETDRRPTVSEAAGRAAADAALPRWAGGLPADAWRFTAASYITQPRSGRVDRTYRYTRVGRTVGEAPIRADVVVTGMDSARAAGGVDVLGVRTYVDVPESWTRRYGEMRASNELYAQLSLPGMLIFFAGALVALVKLRDAVRWRPAMLVGSTVGALMLLGALNGLPLAWFGYDTATPTASFVALNVFGAIAAGVAVALFVGGAVAAAEVLTRRAFPRQVDWYAYLRHRGTGEVAAHVMGGYALAALGFAYVSLFYLTTRRTLGWWVPTGTLDDPDQIATPLPWVSAIGTALFAGVWEEAVFRAVPLALLSLWVGRRASRRWWMAAGVIVTALVFGFGHANYPSWPAYARGVELFLEASLWAVLYLTVGLPTTIVAHVLYDLAWFGLFALHGDGAAYRVTAAVVVGAGLLPALLVAQGALARRRARAAMPEVPPRFADWRRGDVLPVIDDAPPETVVPDRAGGARRLAALAAGAAAVLLALALPPRATLGPPFTASRARVATVADSALRAAGGEPARWTRTLAVRDADRETELRRFLRDSLRSRARAVAALQSIATSYAPGPVWEVRYVRRNGTLQERAESWRVLVQPDGRVRKLMHQLPEAAPGDTLTADRARTVAAAALRARGADPTRLREVGVTLVPRPRRVDATVEYEDPAVALPGGARARLRADVVGDALVDVRRDVKLPEAVERANRERASRRLTFSVGGGLLALGLAFGLALRALRRAPREDVAAGRTRLGRRGALAVGGLAALVTLGTQANGLEATFTNWPTEQPWSVYLSAAALSAILGAAVFGGMVAGGWSLLDALRRRAALPWVPDGPDGVREAAIAGLGLAATPLLFSLLADRVRPDGWPAMPATGLGERLPWLSQLLDAPSAMLLQPLGLIVVLGIVLALRAVWARVAVLAAVAVLLAPALQGDRGLAPTVGLALLGVAGAAALVWAFGRGSVAAWAFGGLFGAGVGALRGVRDATTTADLAAAIVGAATACALMVLIWRLAGAMRPEESLEVDDAPAPVEAGASG from the coding sequence ATGACCGAACTTCCCGCGGAACCCACCGCGCGCCGCGCGTGGCGCGCCGCCGCGGCCGCCGTCGTCACCGCGCTCGTCCTCGCGCTCGTCACGCTGGCCGTCTTCGAGCGCGCCTATCCGCTGGTGGACGTCGGGCTGCGCCTGTCGCGCGAGGAGGCGATCGCGCGCGCCCGTGCGCTGGCCGCCCGCGACGGGCTCGCGCCGGCCGGCGCGCGCGCCGCGGCGCGCTTCGCGAACGACGAGGAGCTCGCGACCTACGTGGACCTCGCCGCCGGCGGGCCCGACTCGGTGCGCGCGCTGGCGCAGGGGCGCGAGGTCGCGCTCTACGCGTGGGAGGTGCGGCTGTTCGCGCCGGGCAACACGCGCGAGGCGCGGCTGCGCTTCGCGCCGGACGGCCGGGTGGTGGGGCTGCTGCGCACGCTCGCGGAGACGGACCGCCGGCCGACGGTGAGCGAGGCCGCGGGCCGCGCGGCGGCGGATGCGGCGCTGCCGCGGTGGGCCGGTGGGCTGCCGGCGGACGCGTGGCGCTTCACGGCCGCGTCGTACATCACGCAGCCGCGCAGCGGGCGCGTGGACCGCACGTACCGCTACACGCGCGTCGGCCGCACGGTGGGCGAGGCGCCCATCCGCGCCGACGTCGTGGTGACGGGCATGGACTCGGCGCGCGCCGCCGGCGGCGTCGACGTGCTCGGCGTGCGCACGTACGTCGACGTGCCCGAGAGCTGGACGCGCCGCTACGGCGAGATGCGCGCGTCGAACGAGCTGTACGCGCAGCTCTCGCTGCCGGGCATGCTGATCTTCTTCGCAGGCGCGCTGGTGGCGCTCGTGAAGCTGCGCGACGCGGTGCGCTGGCGCCCCGCGATGCTCGTCGGGAGCACCGTCGGCGCGCTGATGCTGCTCGGCGCGCTGAACGGACTGCCGCTCGCGTGGTTCGGGTACGACACCGCGACGCCGACGGCGAGCTTCGTCGCGCTCAACGTGTTCGGCGCCATCGCCGCGGGCGTCGCGGTCGCGCTGTTCGTGGGCGGCGCCGTCGCCGCGGCGGAGGTGCTGACGCGGCGCGCCTTCCCGCGGCAGGTGGACTGGTACGCGTACCTGCGCCATCGCGGCACCGGCGAGGTCGCGGCGCACGTCATGGGCGGCTACGCGCTCGCCGCGCTCGGCTTCGCGTACGTGTCGCTCTTCTACCTCACGACGCGCCGCACGCTCGGCTGGTGGGTGCCGACGGGGACGCTCGACGATCCGGACCAGATCGCGACGCCGCTGCCGTGGGTGAGCGCGATCGGCACCGCGCTGTTCGCGGGCGTGTGGGAGGAGGCGGTCTTCCGCGCCGTGCCGCTCGCGCTGCTGTCGCTGTGGGTGGGGCGCCGCGCGTCGCGCCGCTGGTGGATGGCCGCAGGTGTGATCGTGACGGCGCTGGTGTTCGGCTTCGGGCACGCGAACTACCCGTCGTGGCCCGCGTACGCGCGCGGCGTCGAGCTGTTCCTCGAGGCGTCGCTGTGGGCCGTGCTCTATCTGACGGTGGGGCTGCCGACGACCATCGTCGCGCACGTGCTCTACGACCTCGCGTGGTTCGGGCTGTTCGCGCTGCACGGCGATGGCGCGGCGTATCGCGTCACCGCCGCGGTGGTGGTGGGCGCCGGGCTGCTGCCCGCGCTGCTCGTGGCGCAGGGCGCGCTGGCGCGGCGACGTGCGCGCGCCGCAATGCCGGAGGTGCCGCCGCGCTTCGCCGACTGGCGCCGCGGCGACGTGCTGCCGGTGATCGACGACGCGCCGCCCGAGACGGTGGTGCCCGACCGCGCGGGCGGCGCGCGCCGATTGGCCGCGCTGGCCGCGGGCGCCGCGGCCGTGCTGCTCGCCCTCGCGCTGCCGCCGCGCGCCACGCTCGGCCCGCCGTTCACCGCGTCGCGTGCCCGCGTCGCGACGGTCGCGGACTCCGCGCTGCGCGCCGCCGGCGGCGAGCCCGCGCGCTGGACGCGCACGCTCGCGGTGCGCGACGCCGACCGCGAGACGGAGCTGCGCCGCTTCCTGCGCGACTCGCTGAGGAGCCGCGCACGCGCGGTGGCCGCGCTGCAGTCGATCGCGACCAGCTACGCGCCCGGCCCCGTGTGGGAGGTGCGCTACGTGCGCCGCAACGGCACGCTGCAGGAACGCGCGGAGTCGTGGCGCGTGCTGGTGCAGCCCGACGGGCGCGTGCGGAAGCTGATGCACCAGCTGCCCGAGGCCGCGCCGGGCGACACGCTCACCGCCGACCGCGCGCGCACGGTCGCCGCGGCGGCGCTCCGCGCGCGCGGCGCCGACCCGACGCGGCTGCGCGAGGTGGGGGTGACGCTCGTGCCGCGCCCGCGCCGCGTGGACGCGACGGTGGAGTACGAGGATCCGGCGGTCGCGCTCCCCGGCGGTGCGCGCGCCCGCCTCCGCGCCGACGTGGTGGGCGACGCCCTGGTGGACGTGCGCCGCGACGTGAAGCTCCCCGAGGCCGTCGAGCGCGCCAACCGCGAGCGCGCCAGCCGCCGCCTCACCTTCTCGGTCGGCGGCGGGCTGCTGGCGCTGGGCCTCGCCTTCGGACTTGCCCTTCGGGCGCTGCGCCGAGCGCCGCGCGAGGACGTGGCGGCGGGCCGGACGCGCCTGGGGCGGCGCGGGGCGCTGGCGGTCGGAGGCCTGGCGGCGCTGGTCACCCTCGGCACCCAGGCGAACGGGCTCGAGGCGACGTTCACCAACTGGCCGACCGAGCAGCCCTGGTCGGTCTACCTGTCGGCCGCGGCGCTGAGCGCGATCCTGGGCGCGGCGGTGTTCGGCGGGATGGTGGCCGGTGGGTGGAGCCTGCTGGACGCGCTCCGCCGGCGGGCCGCGCTCCCCTGGGTCCCCGACGGCCCGGACGGCGTCCGCGAGGCGGCGATCGCGGGGCTCGGGCTGGCGGCGACGCCGCTCCTCTTCTCGCTGCTGGCCGACCGCGTGCGCCCCGACGGCTGGCCGGCGATGCCGGCGACGGGGCTGGGCGAGCGGCTCCCCTGGCTCTCACAGCTGCTCGACGCGCCGTCCGCGATGCTGCTCCAGCCGCTCGGCCTTATCGTCGTGCTCGGGATCGTGCTGGCGCTGCGGGCGGTGTGGGCGCGGGTGGCCGTGCTGGCGGCGGTGGCGGTGCTGCTGGCGCCGGCCCTCCAGGGCGACCGCGGCCTGGCCCCGACCGTCGGCCTCGCCCTGCTCGGCGTCGCCGGGGCGGCGGCGCTGGTGTGGGCGTTCGGGCGCGGGAGCGTCGCGGCGTGGGCGTTCGGCGGGCTGTTCGGCGCGGGCGTCGGCGCGCTGCGCGGCGTGCGCGACGCCACGACGACGGCGGACCTCGCGGCGGCGATCGTCGGCGCGGCCACCGCGTGCGCCCTCATGGTCCTGATCTGGCGCCTTGCTGGCGCGATGCGACCGGAGGAGTCGCTGGAGGTGGACGACGCGCCCGCACCAGTGGAGGCGGGCGCATCGGGCTGA
- a CDS encoding pyridoxal phosphate-dependent aminotransferase: MPLSRRSFVRSLGLSGAGVVSASLIGGRGREALAAELRRAGSLDSADHAGLALPDVIKLSSNENPRGPSEVALRALREALAGSSRYPFAQATALREAIAKANGVPVDHVLLGCGSSEVLRVAVDTFTSPAKALVTAAPTFEDAADRARVLGAPVRAIPVLGDLRLDLPTMAAQAGGAGLVFVCNPNNPTGTLYPATAIAVFVRRVKRDAPDAAVLIDEAYHEYVDDPAYATALPLALETPGVLVVRTFSKAHGMAGLRVGYAMARPETIRAMARHSLGINVNALGATAALASLGDRELAARERRLNGEAREYTTRFFASRGYRVTPSQANFVMVDVRRDPKAFQDACRAQQILVGRPFPPLATHARVSIGTMDEMRAATEVFARVLGKAAT, from the coding sequence ATGCCGCTCTCGCGCCGCTCGTTCGTCCGCTCGCTCGGGCTCTCCGGAGCGGGCGTGGTCTCGGCCTCGCTCATCGGCGGACGCGGGCGCGAGGCGCTGGCGGCCGAGCTGCGGCGGGCCGGCTCGCTCGACTCGGCGGACCACGCGGGGCTCGCGCTGCCCGACGTCATCAAGCTCAGTAGCAACGAGAACCCGCGCGGCCCGTCGGAGGTGGCGCTGCGCGCGCTGCGCGAGGCGCTGGCCGGCTCGTCGCGCTACCCGTTCGCGCAGGCTACCGCGCTGCGCGAGGCGATCGCGAAGGCCAACGGCGTCCCGGTCGACCACGTGCTGCTCGGCTGCGGGTCGAGCGAGGTGCTGCGCGTGGCGGTGGACACGTTCACGTCGCCCGCGAAGGCGCTCGTGACCGCCGCGCCGACGTTCGAGGACGCGGCCGACCGCGCGCGCGTGCTCGGCGCGCCGGTGCGCGCGATCCCGGTGCTCGGCGACCTGCGGCTCGACCTGCCGACGATGGCCGCGCAGGCCGGCGGCGCGGGGCTCGTGTTCGTCTGCAACCCGAACAACCCCACGGGCACGCTGTACCCCGCGACGGCGATCGCCGTCTTCGTGCGGCGCGTGAAGCGCGACGCGCCCGACGCCGCGGTGCTGATCGACGAGGCGTACCACGAGTACGTGGACGATCCCGCCTATGCGACCGCGCTGCCGCTGGCGCTCGAGACGCCGGGCGTGCTGGTGGTGCGCACGTTCTCCAAGGCGCACGGGATGGCGGGGCTGCGCGTCGGCTACGCGATGGCGCGCCCCGAGACGATCCGGGCGATGGCGCGCCACTCGCTCGGCATCAACGTCAACGCGCTCGGCGCGACGGCGGCGCTGGCGTCGCTCGGCGACCGCGAGCTGGCCGCGCGCGAGCGGCGCCTCAACGGCGAGGCGCGCGAGTACACGACGCGCTTCTTCGCGTCGCGCGGCTACCGGGTCACGCCGTCGCAGGCGAACTTCGTGATGGTCGACGTGCGCCGCGACCCGAAGGCGTTCCAGGACGCGTGCCGCGCGCAGCAGATCCTCGTCGGCCGCCCGTTCCCGCCGCTGGCGACGCACGCGCGCGTGTCGATCGGCACGATGGACGAGATGCGCGCGGCGACGGAGGTGTTCGCGCGCGTGCTGGGGAAGGCCGCGACCTGA
- a CDS encoding aldo/keto reductase → MPHVSAAESGTFAIGGDLPVHRLGYGAMQITGPGVFGPPRDRDEAIRVLRRCVALGVDFIDTADSYGPNVSEELIAEALHPYPAGLVIATKAGFERPGPGSWITNGRPEHLRAQCEGSLRRLKLERIDLWQLHRIDHKVPADEQFGVMAELQREGLVRHLGLSEVSVEQIEAARRVVPIVTVQNRYNLAEREAERVLEHCEGLGIGFIPWYPLLTGRLAEEGGPLARAAARLHATPAQVALAWLLRRSAVMLPIPGTSRVAHLEQNVAAAALTLDDATFAELSEAVPA, encoded by the coding sequence ATGCCCCACGTCTCCGCCGCCGAGAGCGGCACCTTCGCCATCGGCGGCGACCTGCCGGTGCACCGCCTGGGCTACGGCGCGATGCAGATCACCGGCCCCGGCGTGTTCGGCCCGCCGCGCGACCGCGACGAGGCGATCCGCGTCCTCAGGCGCTGCGTCGCGCTCGGCGTCGACTTCATCGACACCGCCGACTCGTACGGCCCGAACGTGAGCGAGGAGCTGATCGCCGAGGCGCTGCATCCGTATCCCGCGGGGCTCGTGATCGCGACCAAGGCCGGCTTCGAGCGACCCGGCCCCGGCAGCTGGATCACCAATGGCCGCCCCGAGCACCTGCGCGCGCAGTGCGAGGGCAGCCTGCGACGGCTGAAGCTCGAGCGCATCGACCTCTGGCAGCTGCACCGCATCGACCACAAGGTGCCCGCCGACGAGCAGTTCGGGGTGATGGCCGAGCTGCAGCGCGAGGGGCTCGTGCGGCACCTCGGGCTGTCGGAGGTGAGCGTCGAGCAGATCGAGGCCGCCCGCCGCGTGGTGCCGATCGTCACGGTGCAGAACCGGTACAACCTGGCGGAGCGTGAGGCGGAGCGGGTGCTGGAGCACTGCGAGGGGCTGGGGATCGGCTTCATCCCGTGGTATCCGCTGCTGACCGGGAGGCTCGCGGAGGAGGGCGGGCCGCTGGCGCGCGCCGCCGCGCGGCTGCACGCGACGCCCGCGCAGGTCGCGCTCGCGTGGCTGCTGCGCCGCTCGGCCGTGATGCTGCCGATCCCGGGCACGTCGCGCGTCGCGCACCTGGAGCAGAACGTCGCCGCCGCGGCGCTGACGCTCGACGACGCGACGTTCGCGGAGCTGAGCGAGGCGGTGCCGGCGTAG
- a CDS encoding nitrilase-related carbon-nitrogen hydrolase — translation MTLRLALVQMTVTDGAPDENVARAAALVTAAPPADVYLLPELFTTGYAHDTWADAARGAARTLDALQQLADARDAWIGGSFVAATADGGIANRMHLLSPRGASPSSALVTYDKAHLFPPMGEPERLVAGTTRVRTRVGRGDAAADAALSICFDLRFPEHYRRDAADGATLFLCVAEWPHPRGETLRLLARARAAENQAWLALCNRVGAAADGSTFPGGSCIVAPDGTVVADARDAADVVLIADVDVNVALRARAAFPVLPLRVPGVDV, via the coding sequence ATGACGCTGCGCCTCGCGCTCGTGCAGATGACCGTGACCGACGGCGCGCCGGACGAGAACGTCGCGCGCGCCGCGGCGCTCGTGACCGCGGCGCCGCCCGCCGACGTGTACCTGCTGCCCGAGCTGTTCACGACGGGCTACGCGCACGACACGTGGGCCGACGCGGCGCGCGGCGCCGCGCGCACCCTCGACGCGCTGCAGCAGCTCGCGGACGCGCGCGACGCGTGGATCGGCGGCAGCTTCGTCGCCGCGACGGCGGACGGCGGGATCGCGAACCGGATGCACCTGCTGTCGCCGCGCGGCGCATCGCCATCGTCGGCGCTGGTGACGTACGACAAGGCGCACCTCTTCCCGCCGATGGGCGAGCCGGAGCGGCTGGTGGCCGGCACGACGCGCGTGCGCACGCGCGTGGGGCGCGGCGACGCGGCCGCCGACGCGGCGCTCAGCATCTGCTTCGACCTGCGCTTCCCCGAGCACTACCGCCGCGACGCTGCCGACGGCGCGACGCTCTTCCTGTGCGTCGCCGAGTGGCCGCATCCGCGCGGCGAGACGCTGCGCCTGCTGGCGCGTGCGCGCGCGGCGGAGAACCAGGCGTGGCTGGCGCTGTGCAACCGCGTCGGCGCGGCCGCGGACGGGAGCACGTTCCCGGGCGGCTCGTGCATCGTCGCGCCCGACGGCACCGTGGTCGCTGACGCGCGCGACGCGGCGGACGTGGTGCTCATCGCGGACGTCGACGTGAATGTCGCGCTGCGGGCGCGGGCGGCGTTCCCGGTGCTGCCGCTACGCGTGCCGGGCGTCGACGTCTAG
- a CDS encoding DUF3072 domain-containing protein: MAKQKPETRETPETPDNTRKDPDQWVTGDETMTGAQASYLQTLSEEAGEEFEPELTKAEASKKIDELRERTGRGIDH; encoded by the coding sequence ATGGCGAAGCAGAAGCCCGAGACGCGCGAGACCCCCGAGACGCCCGACAACACGCGGAAGGACCCCGATCAGTGGGTGACCGGCGACGAGACCATGACCGGCGCCCAGGCCTCCTACCTCCAGACGCTCTCCGAGGAGGCGGGCGAGGAGTTCGAGCCCGAGCTCACGAAGGCCGAGGCGTCGAAGAAGATCGATGAGCTGCGGGAGCGGACGGGGCGGGGGATCGATCACTAG
- a CDS encoding HEAT repeat domain-containing protein, translating to MKALRLATLLAGIALVGGAAPARAVASPTAGAARAADPTVRRQDPADSLYRAARAAMGRGEYRQAESLFRKITATYPKSGVYNDAVYFQAYSLFRAGGTSDLQRARDVLRTVNDTSRDVPRALRRDALSLDTRICGELARRGDEACARVLRQRADSSGFGNAVTGVVDATVAAVTEAITSPAVARALSETQVAAAEAAREGTRAAAEAIQSQEVQRAIADAGREAARAAQEGMRAGAEALRDVSISIGGSAKMSSSSRRNPNCRDADDDERVIALNALQQMDAERAMPLLRKVLARRDECSEMLRRRAVFIVAQKKSPESAELLVSAARNDPNAEVREEAVQWLSRVGGDRAIDFLRDVARSDTSVSLRKRAVFALSQSKEARARETLRALATARETTAEVRGEALYWAIARGDSTDAEWARRLFPSLETRELKERVISSLARQRGSSAWLMQVARDSRESLEVRKSAFGYAARNATAPQLIEMWDATKEKELKESLILALSRRKEPEALDKLIAIARNDQDRDVRKSAVFWLSRSSEPRALAFLTELIDK from the coding sequence ATGAAGGCCCTTCGTCTCGCCACCCTCCTCGCCGGCATCGCCCTCGTGGGCGGTGCGGCGCCGGCCCGCGCGGTCGCGTCGCCCACTGCGGGCGCCGCGCGCGCGGCCGACCCCACCGTCCGTCGCCAGGACCCCGCCGACTCCCTGTACCGCGCCGCCCGCGCGGCGATGGGGCGCGGCGAGTACCGCCAGGCGGAGTCGCTCTTCCGCAAGATAACCGCGACGTACCCGAAGTCGGGCGTCTACAACGACGCGGTCTACTTCCAGGCGTACTCGCTCTTCCGCGCCGGCGGCACGAGCGACCTGCAGCGCGCCCGCGACGTGCTGCGCACGGTGAACGACACGTCGCGCGACGTGCCGCGCGCGCTGCGGCGCGACGCGCTGTCGCTGGACACGCGCATCTGCGGCGAGCTGGCGCGCCGCGGCGACGAGGCGTGCGCGCGCGTGCTGCGGCAGCGCGCCGACAGCTCGGGCTTCGGCAACGCCGTGACCGGCGTGGTGGACGCGACCGTCGCCGCCGTGACCGAGGCGATCACGAGCCCCGCGGTCGCCCGCGCGCTGAGCGAGACGCAGGTCGCGGCCGCCGAGGCGGCGCGCGAGGGCACGCGCGCGGCGGCGGAGGCGATCCAGAGCCAGGAGGTGCAGCGCGCGATCGCCGACGCCGGCCGCGAGGCCGCGCGCGCCGCGCAGGAAGGGATGCGCGCCGGCGCCGAGGCGCTGCGCGACGTGTCGATCTCGATCGGCGGCTCGGCCAAGATGTCGTCGTCGAGCCGCCGCAACCCGAACTGCCGCGACGCGGACGACGACGAGCGCGTGATCGCGCTCAACGCTCTCCAGCAGATGGACGCCGAGCGCGCGATGCCGCTGCTGCGCAAGGTGCTGGCGCGCCGCGACGAGTGCAGCGAGATGCTGCGCCGCCGCGCGGTGTTCATCGTCGCGCAGAAGAAGTCGCCGGAGTCGGCCGAGCTGCTGGTGAGCGCGGCGCGCAACGACCCGAACGCCGAGGTGCGCGAGGAGGCGGTGCAGTGGCTGTCGCGCGTGGGCGGCGACCGCGCGATCGACTTCCTGCGCGACGTCGCGCGCAGCGACACGAGCGTCAGCCTGCGCAAGCGCGCGGTGTTCGCCCTCTCGCAGAGCAAGGAGGCGCGCGCCCGCGAGACGCTGCGCGCGCTGGCGACGGCGCGCGAGACGACGGCCGAGGTGCGCGGCGAGGCGCTCTACTGGGCGATCGCGCGCGGCGACAGCACGGACGCCGAGTGGGCGCGCCGCCTCTTCCCGTCGCTCGAGACGCGCGAGCTGAAGGAGCGCGTCATCAGCTCGCTGGCGCGGCAGCGCGGCAGCTCCGCGTGGCTGATGCAGGTCGCGCGCGACTCGCGCGAGTCGCTCGAGGTGCGCAAGTCGGCGTTCGGCTACGCGGCGCGCAACGCGACGGCGCCGCAGCTGATCGAGATGTGGGACGCCACGAAGGAGAAGGAGCTCAAGGAGTCGCTGATCCTCGCGCTGTCGCGCCGCAAGGAGCCGGAGGCGCTGGACAAGCTGATCGCGATCGCGCGCAACGATCAGGACCGCGACGTGCGCAAGAGCGCGGTGTTCTGGCTGTCGCGCTCCAGTGAGCCGCGCGCGCTGGCGTTCCTGACGGAGCTGATCGACAAATGA